Proteins encoded by one window of Lutibacter sp. A64:
- a CDS encoding aconitate hydratase, whose product MAFDIKMIKEVYARMAERVDIARNKVGKPLTLAEKILYNHLWDGNAAKGYIRGKDYVDFAPDRIACQDATAQMALLQFMQAGKNKVAVPTTVHCDHLIQAKQGANLDLKRANDVSKEVFDFLASVSNKYGIGFWKPGAGIIHQVVLENYAFPGGMMIGTDSHTVNAGGLGMVAVGVGGADAVDVMAGMAWELKFPKLIGVKLTGKLNGWTSAKDVILKVAGILTVKGGTGAIVEYFGDGAKNLSCTGKGTICNMGAEIGATTSTFGYDASMERYLRATDRNEVADEANKIKEYLTGDPEVYAEPEKYFDQVIEINLDTLRPYLNGPFTPDLATPVGELGAKAKANGWPIKVDWGLIGSCTNSSYEDLSRAASIAKQAVDKKLVTKADFGINPGSEQVRYTAERDGILKVFEDLNATIFTNACGPCIGQWDRSDLKGEEKNTIVHSFNRNFSKRADGNPNTHAFVGSPEMVAAIAISGRLDFDPMNDTLINEDGEAVKLDEPKGLELPPLGFDVKDSGYVEPVKDGSNVEVSVSPTSERLQLLTPFEPIGNEIRGAKLLIKAFGKCTTDHISMAGPWLRFRGHLDNISNNCLIGAVNAFGKKTNFVKNQLTDEYGGVPDVARAYKAAGVKSIVVGDHNYGEGSSREHAAMEPRHLGVAAVIVKSFARIHETNLKKQGMLGLTFDNEADYDLIQEDDVFNFIDLNEFSPEKQLTLEIVHANGSKDVIKLNHTYNQSQIDWYNEGSALNLIKKENLK is encoded by the coding sequence ATGGCTTTTGATATTAAAATGATTAAAGAAGTATATGCCCGCATGGCAGAACGTGTAGATATTGCGCGTAACAAAGTAGGGAAACCTTTAACTTTAGCTGAAAAAATATTATACAATCACCTTTGGGATGGCAATGCAGCCAAGGGATATATAAGAGGGAAAGATTATGTAGATTTTGCTCCTGATCGAATTGCTTGTCAAGATGCAACTGCTCAAATGGCATTATTGCAATTTATGCAAGCTGGTAAAAATAAAGTAGCAGTACCAACAACAGTTCATTGTGATCATTTAATACAAGCAAAACAAGGAGCTAATTTAGATTTAAAACGCGCCAATGATGTAAGTAAAGAAGTGTTTGACTTTTTAGCGTCAGTATCTAATAAATATGGAATTGGTTTTTGGAAACCAGGAGCAGGTATCATTCATCAAGTTGTTCTAGAAAATTATGCTTTTCCTGGGGGAATGATGATAGGAACAGATTCACATACTGTAAATGCAGGTGGATTAGGAATGGTAGCTGTAGGAGTAGGAGGAGCAGATGCAGTTGATGTAATGGCAGGTATGGCTTGGGAGCTTAAATTTCCGAAACTTATTGGTGTTAAATTAACTGGAAAATTAAATGGTTGGACTTCTGCAAAAGATGTTATTCTTAAAGTAGCTGGAATTTTAACTGTAAAAGGAGGAACTGGTGCTATAGTAGAGTATTTTGGTGATGGAGCAAAAAATTTATCTTGTACAGGTAAAGGAACTATATGTAATATGGGAGCTGAAATAGGAGCAACTACATCTACTTTTGGCTATGACGCTTCAATGGAACGTTATTTACGTGCTACAGATAGAAATGAAGTTGCTGATGAGGCAAATAAAATAAAAGAATATTTAACTGGTGATCCAGAAGTTTATGCGGAACCAGAAAAATATTTTGATCAAGTAATAGAAATAAATTTAGACACATTACGCCCATATTTAAATGGACCATTTACACCTGATTTAGCAACACCTGTAGGAGAATTAGGTGCTAAGGCTAAAGCAAATGGTTGGCCAATTAAAGTAGATTGGGGTTTAATAGGTTCTTGTACAAATTCTTCTTACGAAGATTTATCTCGTGCAGCTTCAATAGCAAAGCAAGCTGTTGATAAAAAATTAGTTACTAAGGCCGATTTTGGAATTAATCCAGGTTCAGAACAAGTTCGCTATACAGCTGAAAGAGATGGAATTTTAAAAGTTTTTGAGGATTTAAATGCAACTATATTTACAAACGCTTGTGGCCCTTGTATTGGACAATGGGATAGAAGTGATTTAAAAGGTGAAGAAAAAAACACGATAGTACATTCATTTAATAGAAACTTTTCAAAACGTGCAGATGGAAATCCTAATACACATGCGTTTGTAGGATCTCCAGAAATGGTAGCTGCAATTGCAATTTCTGGGCGTTTAGATTTTGATCCAATGAATGATACACTTATTAATGAAGATGGGGAAGCTGTAAAATTAGATGAGCCAAAAGGACTTGAGTTGCCTCCATTAGGTTTCGATGTTAAAGATTCCGGCTATGTAGAGCCTGTAAAAGATGGTAGTAATGTAGAAGTTTCTGTAAGTCCTACTTCAGAAAGATTACAATTATTAACTCCTTTTGAACCAATTGGTAATGAGATTAGAGGTGCAAAATTATTAATTAAAGCCTTTGGAAAATGTACAACAGATCATATTTCTATGGCAGGGCCTTGGTTGCGTTTTAGAGGACATTTAGATAATATTTCTAATAATTGTTTAATTGGAGCTGTTAATGCTTTTGGTAAAAAAACAAATTTTGTAAAAAATCAGTTAACAGATGAATATGGAGGTGTTCCAGATGTAGCTCGTGCTTATAAAGCAGCCGGTGTTAAATCTATTGTTGTAGGGGATCATAATTATGGAGAAGGTTCGTCAAGAGAACATGCTGCAATGGAGCCAAGACATTTAGGTGTTGCGGCGGTAATTGTAAAATCTTTTGCACGTATTCATGAAACAAACTTGAAAAAGCAGGGTATGTTAGGACTTACTTTTGATAATGAAGCAGATTATGATTTGATTCAAGAAGATGATGTATTTAATTTTATAGATTTAAATGAATTTTCACCAGAAAAACAATTGACTTTAGAAATAGTACATGCTAATGGCTCTAAAGATGTAATTAAGCTAAACCATACGTATAATCAAAGTCAAATAGATTGGTATAACGAAGGTTCTGCATTAAACTTAATAAAAAAAGAAAATCTAAAATAG
- the glgA gene encoding glycogen synthase, producing MKALFYTKEFPPYVYGGAGVVVEYLANELEKLMEIDIKCFGDQDSSSGNMSVKGFPYNNEVFEQSDDKLKAVFNSLNTCLHMNAEFDADIVHCHTWYAQFAGIVAKLCYGVPLVITTHSLEPLRPWKREQLGHGYEASSWIEKTAIEMADAVIAVSKETKEDVLKYFDVEDEKVKVIYNGINLKEYIVTSKTSTLERFGIDASKPYVLFVGRITRQKGIIHLVNAIKYIDPETQIVLCAGAPDTPEIAEEMKASVSEVKKTRENVNWIDEMLPKKEVIQLYSHATVFCCPSIYEPFGIINVEAMACNTAVVASAVGGIKEVVVDGETGILIPVEQQTEAPFEPVDSDKFARDLAEGVNTVINNKELREKMEINGRKRVEEHFDWAAIAVQVEALYKSLIK from the coding sequence ATGAAAGCATTATTTTATACAAAAGAATTTCCTCCTTACGTTTATGGTGGAGCAGGAGTAGTTGTTGAATATTTAGCCAATGAGTTAGAAAAATTAATGGAAATTGATATAAAATGCTTTGGTGATCAAGATTCAAGTTCAGGAAACATGAGTGTTAAAGGTTTTCCTTATAATAATGAAGTATTTGAACAATCAGATGATAAATTAAAAGCAGTATTTAATAGTTTAAATACGTGTCTTCATATGAACGCTGAATTTGATGCAGACATTGTTCATTGTCATACATGGTATGCCCAATTTGCAGGAATAGTTGCAAAATTATGTTATGGAGTACCATTGGTAATTACAACACACTCTTTAGAACCCCTTAGACCTTGGAAAAGAGAACAACTAGGTCATGGTTATGAAGCTTCATCTTGGATTGAAAAAACGGCTATTGAAATGGCAGACGCTGTAATTGCTGTTTCTAAGGAAACAAAAGAGGATGTTTTAAAATATTTTGATGTTGAAGATGAAAAAGTAAAAGTGATTTACAATGGAATAAATTTAAAAGAATATATTGTTACTTCTAAAACATCAACATTAGAACGTTTTGGTATAGATGCATCTAAGCCATATGTGCTTTTTGTAGGTAGAATTACAAGACAAAAAGGAATAATACATCTAGTAAATGCAATAAAATATATTGATCCAGAAACACAGATAGTGCTATGTGCAGGAGCTCCAGATACTCCTGAAATTGCAGAAGAAATGAAGGCAAGTGTTAGTGAAGTAAAAAAAACAAGAGAAAATGTTAATTGGATTGATGAAATGTTACCAAAAAAAGAGGTGATTCAATTGTATTCTCACGCTACTGTATTTTGTTGTCCTTCAATTTATGAACCATTTGGAATTATAAATGTAGAAGCTATGGCTTGTAATACAGCTGTGGTAGCAAGTGCAGTGGGAGGAATTAAAGAAGTTGTTGTAGATGGTGAAACTGGTATTTTAATTCCTGTAGAACAACAAACAGAAGCTCCGTTTGAACCTGTAGATTCAGATAAATTTGCAAGAGATTTAGCAGAAGGAGTAAACACTGTAATTAATAATAAAGAATTACGTGAAAAAATGGAAATTAATGGTAGAAAAAGAGTTGAAGAACACTTTGATTGGGCTGCCATTGCAGTTCAAGTTGAGGCACTGTATAAATCATTAATTAAATAA
- the glgB gene encoding 1,4-alpha-glucan branching protein GlgB has protein sequence MTNVQPYSLFTDFDINLFKAGKHYRLYEKFGSHITTVNGVEGVYFSVWAPTANQVSVIGDFNGWKDGEHRLNVRWDSSGIWEGFIPLVEKGMNYKYKIHSNNNGYISEKADPYARRCEHPPKTASVVWDDNYKWKDKKWLKTRKDHNAIDAPYSVYEVHLGSWKRHATEDRFLSYFELADDLVSYVKEMNFTHVEFMPIMEYPYDPSWGYQITGYFAPTSRFGYPDEFKYLVDKLHENGIGIILDWVPSHFPEDAHGLGYFDGSELYEHPDKRKGYHQDWKSLIFNYERNEVRSFLISNAIFWLEQYHVDGLRVDAVASMLFLDYSREDGEWEPNIYGGNENLAVISFLKELNEEVYKSFPDVQTIAEESTAFPMVSKPTNMGGLGFGMKWMMGWMHDTLEYFSKDPVYRKYHQNEITFSLAYAFTENFMLPLSHDEVVYGKKSILGRMPGDEWQRFANLRLMYGYMFTHPGTKLLFMGGEFGQQNEWNFQESLDWHMSEYKSHKDLQNFYKELNTLYRSRPALFEKGFSQEGFEWISLDDSENSVISYIRKGNKEEENLIVVCNFTPNVIEKYRIGLPSKMKIKEIFNSDYEKFGGSGIKNARMLTSKAVSWNNKPYSAEIKLSPLGIAIFEIK, from the coding sequence ATGACAAACGTACAACCATATAGTTTATTTACCGATTTTGATATAAACCTTTTTAAAGCTGGAAAGCATTATCGTTTATACGAAAAATTTGGGTCTCATATCACCACAGTAAATGGAGTAGAAGGTGTTTACTTTTCAGTTTGGGCACCAACAGCAAATCAAGTTTCCGTTATTGGAGATTTTAATGGGTGGAAAGATGGCGAACATCGTTTAAATGTGCGCTGGGATTCTTCTGGAATCTGGGAAGGTTTTATACCTCTTGTAGAAAAAGGAATGAATTATAAATACAAAATTCATTCAAATAATAACGGTTATATATCCGAAAAAGCAGATCCGTATGCTAGACGTTGTGAGCATCCACCAAAAACAGCTTCTGTTGTTTGGGATGATAATTACAAATGGAAAGATAAAAAATGGTTGAAAACCAGAAAAGATCATAATGCAATAGATGCTCCATATTCTGTATATGAAGTGCATTTAGGTTCTTGGAAACGACATGCAACTGAAGATCGATTTTTGTCTTATTTTGAATTGGCAGATGATTTGGTATCCTATGTAAAAGAAATGAATTTTACACATGTAGAATTTATGCCAATCATGGAATATCCTTACGATCCGTCTTGGGGATATCAAATAACAGGTTATTTTGCACCAACTTCTCGTTTTGGATATCCAGACGAATTTAAATATTTAGTAGATAAATTACACGAAAATGGTATTGGAATAATATTAGATTGGGTGCCTTCACATTTTCCCGAAGACGCACACGGTTTAGGTTATTTTGATGGTTCAGAATTATATGAACATCCAGACAAGCGTAAAGGATACCACCAAGACTGGAAAAGTTTAATATTTAATTATGAACGTAATGAAGTGCGCTCGTTTTTAATAAGTAATGCAATATTTTGGTTAGAACAATATCATGTAGATGGTTTAAGAGTAGATGCGGTAGCTTCTATGTTATTTCTAGATTATTCTCGTGAAGATGGAGAATGGGAACCTAATATATACGGAGGAAATGAAAATTTGGCCGTAATTTCTTTTTTAAAGGAATTAAACGAAGAAGTTTATAAATCGTTTCCAGACGTACAAACAATTGCCGAAGAATCTACTGCATTTCCAATGGTTTCTAAACCAACAAATATGGGTGGTTTAGGTTTTGGTATGAAGTGGATGATGGGGTGGATGCACGATACGTTAGAGTATTTTAGCAAAGATCCTGTGTATAGAAAATACCATCAAAATGAAATCACTTTTAGCTTAGCTTATGCATTTACCGAGAATTTTATGTTACCTCTTTCACATGATGAAGTAGTATATGGTAAAAAATCTATTTTAGGTAGAATGCCTGGTGATGAATGGCAACGTTTTGCTAACCTTAGATTAATGTATGGCTATATGTTTACACACCCAGGAACCAAGTTATTGTTTATGGGAGGTGAATTTGGTCAACAAAATGAATGGAATTTTCAAGAGAGCTTAGATTGGCACATGTCAGAATATAAATCTCATAAAGATTTGCAAAACTTTTATAAGGAATTAAACACTTTGTATAGATCTAGGCCAGCTTTATTTGAAAAAGGATTTAGTCAAGAAGGTTTTGAATGGATAAGTTTAGATGATTCAGAAAACTCTGTAATTTCATATATTAGAAAAGGAAATAAAGAAGAAGAAAATCTAATTGTTGTTTGTAATTTTACACCAAATGTAATTGAAAAATATAGAATTGGACTTCCTTCAAAAATGAAAATAAAAGAAATTTTTAATAGTGATTATGAAAAGTTTGGAGGTAGTGGAATTAAAAATGCTAGAATGCTAACAAGCAAAGCTGTTTCGTGGAATAATAAACCATATTCTGCTGAAATTAAGTTATCTCCGTTAGGAATCGCTATTTTTGAGATAAAATAG
- a CDS encoding trehalose synthase, translating into MGENAIDSNLATVYNFDVAWEELLDNKDFLKVFLSDVLENYIVKQRWFGGKASKIKYIELSEYFRIQQHNEVYFGLILEVDFVEAFFHHYFIPIAFVSDENFAKKDRILPISIKNQEGFIIDAVNLEAFRKLVFERISNAELIDKTKVQYHKSEIFTNIEYKSSKLMGLEQSNTSLIFNDKYVLKFFRRIFANKNPDYEMNRFLTDKKDFKNTPRYLGSINLIDQDEEVVTIAVMQELIANEGDAWDVFLNIIDTVFETLDAKNIDVNNLPEPELYKSLKIHDIPHRIIDWVGLSIFLKIKVLAKRTAEMHINLGSEFEDTAFTPTHFNGDYSVWLKNRMIYQFQNRLNTIENNLHKLDEYSIELAKDLLSKKSLIRSKFLKFDWTKLKGERIRVHGDYHLGQILVQNDDFYILDFEGEPESTIRDRQVKQPPMKDVAGLFRSFHYAIYATIFNNKEKYKQPQAQLFEAAELLYGYFTGVFLGTYINTVEQANLNIGYSQERNFMLEYCLLEKAIYELGYELNSRPTWAVIPLKGISNLINN; encoded by the coding sequence ATGGGTGAAAATGCTATAGATTCTAACTTAGCTACGGTATATAACTTTGATGTAGCTTGGGAAGAACTGTTGGATAATAAAGATTTTTTAAAAGTCTTTCTATCTGATGTGCTCGAAAATTATATTGTTAAACAACGATGGTTTGGAGGTAAAGCTAGTAAAATAAAATATATAGAATTATCCGAGTATTTTAGAATTCAACAACATAACGAAGTTTATTTTGGATTAATTTTAGAAGTAGATTTTGTTGAAGCATTTTTTCATCATTATTTTATCCCAATTGCTTTTGTTTCAGATGAAAATTTTGCAAAAAAAGATAGAATTCTTCCTATAAGTATTAAAAATCAAGAAGGATTTATCATTGACGCTGTAAATTTAGAAGCTTTTAGAAAATTAGTTTTTGAACGCATTTCGAATGCTGAATTAATTGATAAAACAAAGGTACAATACCATAAAAGTGAAATATTTACCAATATAGAATATAAATCATCAAAATTAATGGGGTTGGAACAAAGCAATACTTCATTAATTTTTAATGATAAATATGTTTTAAAATTTTTTAGAAGAATTTTTGCTAATAAAAACCCAGATTATGAAATGAATAGGTTTTTAACAGACAAAAAAGATTTTAAAAACACACCAAGATACTTGGGAAGTATTAATCTAATTGATCAAGATGAAGAAGTTGTAACTATTGCAGTTATGCAAGAATTAATTGCAAATGAAGGTGATGCTTGGGATGTTTTTTTAAATATTATAGATACTGTTTTTGAAACCTTAGACGCTAAAAATATTGATGTTAATAATTTACCAGAACCTGAACTCTATAAAAGTTTGAAAATACATGATATTCCACATAGAATTATAGATTGGGTTGGATTAAGCATATTTTTAAAAATTAAAGTTTTAGCCAAAAGAACAGCTGAAATGCATATAAACTTAGGTTCTGAGTTTGAAGATACAGCTTTTACACCTACGCATTTTAATGGAGATTATTCTGTTTGGTTAAAAAATAGAATGATTTATCAGTTTCAAAACAGATTAAATACTATTGAAAATAATTTACATAAATTAGATGAATATAGTATAGAATTGGCTAAAGATTTATTAAGTAAAAAAAGTTTAATACGAAGTAAATTTTTAAAATTTGATTGGACTAAATTAAAAGGAGAACGCATTAGAGTACATGGCGATTATCATTTAGGTCAAATTTTAGTACAAAATGATGATTTCTATATTTTAGATTTTGAAGGTGAGCCAGAAAGCACCATTAGAGATAGGCAAGTAAAGCAACCACCAATGAAGGATGTTGCAGGTCTTTTTCGCTCTTTTCATTACGCTATTTATGCAACAATTTTTAATAATAAAGAAAAATATAAGCAGCCTCAAGCCCAATTATTTGAAGCAGCAGAATTATTATACGGATATTTTACAGGAGTGTTTTTAGGCACTTATATAAACACAGTAGAACAAGCTAATTTAAATATTGGCTATAGTCAAGAGCGTAATTTTATGCTAGAATATTGTTTATTAGAAAAAGCAATATACGAATTAGGTTACGAATTAAATTCACGCCCAACTTGGGCTGTAATTCCATTAAAAGGAATTTCAAATCTTATTAACAATTAA
- a CDS encoding glucose-1-phosphate adenylyltransferase encodes MSKQKVLSIILGGGQGSRLHPLTETRSKPAVPIAGKYRLVDIPISNCINSNIKQMYVLTQFNSASLNRHIKNTYHFSFFSSAFVDVLAAEQTPGNKGWFQGTADAVRQSMHHFLRHDFDYALILSGDQLYQMDFEKMVKAHVKAKAAISIATIPVNAKDATSFGILKADDNNRITSFIEKPDASLLPDWTSDVSDGMKAEGRNYLASMGIYIFNRDLLVELMKNPDTIDFGKEIIPQSIEDHLTLSYQYEGYWTDIGNIDSFFEANLGLTDDFPKFDLYSREKRIYTHARMLPTTKISGTILDKTVIADGCIINAGKIEHSVIGVRSKIGEESTVINTYMMGSDFYQPLEDILNENIVSMGIGNRCFVKNAILDKNCCIGDDVRISGGPHLEDTENDIYAIRDGIVVVKKDAIIPNGFTI; translated from the coding sequence ATGTCAAAACAAAAAGTTTTATCCATTATTTTAGGGGGAGGTCAGGGATCGAGATTGCATCCATTAACAGAAACACGCTCAAAGCCAGCAGTACCTATAGCAGGTAAATATAGATTGGTAGATATTCCAATTTCAAATTGTATTAATTCAAACATAAAACAAATGTATGTTTTAACGCAATTTAATTCTGCATCTTTAAATAGACACATTAAAAACACCTATCATTTTAGTTTTTTTAGTTCTGCTTTTGTTGATGTATTAGCTGCTGAACAAACACCAGGAAATAAAGGATGGTTTCAAGGAACCGCAGATGCAGTACGTCAAAGTATGCACCATTTTTTAAGACATGATTTTGATTATGCTTTAATTTTATCTGGAGATCAACTGTATCAAATGGATTTTGAAAAAATGGTGAAAGCCCATGTAAAAGCAAAAGCCGCTATATCAATTGCTACAATTCCTGTAAATGCTAAAGACGCAACATCTTTTGGAATTTTAAAAGCTGATGATAATAATAGAATTACATCTTTTATTGAAAAACCTGATGCATCTTTATTACCTGATTGGACATCAGATGTAAGTGATGGAATGAAAGCTGAAGGAAGAAATTATCTAGCCTCTATGGGTATTTATATATTCAATAGAGATTTATTAGTTGAGTTAATGAAAAATCCAGATACTATAGATTTTGGAAAAGAAATTATACCACAATCTATTGAAGACCATTTAACGTTAAGCTATCAATATGAAGGTTACTGGACTGATATTGGTAATATAGATTCGTTCTTTGAAGCTAATTTAGGATTAACTGATGATTTTCCTAAATTTGATTTATACAGTAGAGAAAAACGTATTTATACACACGCCAGAATGTTACCTACAACAAAAATTTCAGGTACAATTTTAGATAAAACTGTTATTGCAGATGGTTGTATAATTAATGCAGGCAAAATTGAACATTCTGTTATTGGTGTACGTTCAAAAATTGGAGAAGAATCTACAGTAATAAATACTTATATGATGGGTAGCGATTTTTATCAACCATTAGAAGATATTTTAAATGAAAATATTGTATCAATGGGTATTGGAAATAGGTGTTTTGTTAAAAATGCAATCTTAGATAAAAATTGTTGTATAGGTGATGATGTAAGAATTAGTGGTGGTCCACATTTAGAAGATACAGAAAACGATATTTATGCTATTAGAGATGGTATTGTTGTTGTTAAAAAAGATGCTATAATACCAAACGGATTTACAATTTAA
- a CDS encoding alpha-1,4-glucan--maltose-1-phosphate maltosyltransferase encodes MQKNQRRVLIENITPQLNNGDFQIKRVVNEIVTVNADILADGHDIIAAAVLYKHENSKKWNEVRMQPRDNNWQASFTVEKQGFYSYKIIGWVDYALNWQHGIHRKIDDHQIVHSELLEGIDFLKKCSKKGTASEKKYLKNLIEIFADTSKYNEAIHEAISNKLQTIFLKYPEKKLVNTSKELKVYVDRLKARFSTWYEFFPRSASQKDNVHGTFKDCEKLLPKVLEMGFDTLYFPPIHPIGEVNRKGKNNTTEAFEGDVGSCWGIGSKDGGHKSINPQLGTLKDFKALVKKASSLGIEIAMDYALQAAPDHPWVKEHPSWFKWRPDGTVQYAENPPKKYQDILPIYWESEDFKSLWNECLDTLFYWIDCGIRVFRVDNPHTKPFYFWNWIISEVKSKYPDVLFLAEAFTAPKIMQQLGKVGYTQSYTYFTWRNNKHELTEYVEELTKTDQKEYMRPNFWPNTPDINPFHLQGANESKYIQRYVLAATLSSNIGIYGPVFEQMIDEAIIGKEEYLNSEKFQICNYDWFKQNKLTSIISKVNKIRKNNTALQQTNNIKFCTINNDNLIAFYKWDDAKENELFIIISLDEYNTQQGMMRVPLHELGIGPGHHLRVTDLITEITYDWYDEWNFIKLQTPIPFHIFKITK; translated from the coding sequence ATGCAGAAGAATCAAAGAAGAGTTTTAATTGAAAATATTACACCTCAATTAAATAATGGAGATTTTCAAATAAAACGTGTTGTAAATGAAATTGTTACTGTTAATGCCGATATATTAGCAGATGGACATGATATTATTGCTGCAGCAGTACTTTACAAGCACGAAAACTCTAAAAAATGGAATGAAGTAAGAATGCAGCCAAGAGATAATAATTGGCAAGCTTCTTTTACGGTTGAAAAACAGGGCTTTTACTCGTACAAAATTATTGGATGGGTAGATTATGCCTTAAATTGGCAACATGGAATACATAGAAAAATTGACGATCATCAAATAGTACATTCTGAATTATTAGAAGGTATAGACTTTTTAAAAAAATGTAGTAAAAAAGGAACAGCTTCAGAAAAAAAATATTTAAAAAATTTAATAGAAATATTTGCAGATACTTCAAAATATAATGAAGCTATTCATGAAGCTATTAGTAATAAATTACAAACAATATTTTTAAAATATCCAGAAAAAAAATTAGTAAATACATCTAAAGAACTTAAGGTTTATGTAGATAGGTTAAAGGCAAGGTTTAGTACTTGGTACGAGTTTTTTCCACGTTCTGCTTCACAAAAAGATAATGTGCACGGTACATTTAAAGATTGTGAAAAGTTATTACCTAAAGTGTTAGAAATGGGGTTTGATACCTTGTATTTTCCACCTATCCATCCAATAGGAGAAGTAAATAGAAAAGGAAAAAACAATACAACTGAAGCCTTTGAAGGAGATGTAGGTTCTTGTTGGGGAATTGGTTCTAAAGATGGTGGACATAAAAGTATTAATCCGCAGTTAGGTACCTTAAAAGATTTTAAAGCTCTTGTTAAAAAAGCCTCGAGTTTAGGAATAGAAATAGCCATGGATTATGCGCTACAAGCTGCTCCAGATCATCCTTGGGTTAAAGAACACCCATCTTGGTTTAAATGGAGACCAGACGGAACGGTTCAATATGCTGAAAACCCTCCAAAAAAATACCAAGATATTTTACCAATTTATTGGGAAAGTGAAGATTTTAAAAGTCTGTGGAATGAGTGTTTAGACACCTTATTTTATTGGATTGATTGTGGAATTAGAGTCTTTAGAGTAGACAATCCGCATACAAAACCTTTTTATTTTTGGAATTGGATTATTTCAGAAGTAAAATCTAAATATCCAGATGTTTTATTTTTAGCTGAAGCGTTTACAGCCCCAAAAATAATGCAACAGCTAGGTAAAGTAGGCTATACACAATCGTACACATATTTTACTTGGAGAAATAATAAACACGAATTAACTGAATATGTTGAAGAATTAACTAAAACAGATCAAAAAGAGTATATGAGACCTAATTTTTGGCCAAATACGCCAGATATTAATCCGTTTCATTTACAAGGTGCAAACGAATCTAAATACATACAACGCTATGTTTTAGCAGCAACATTGAGTTCCAATATTGGAATTTACGGACCTGTTTTTGAACAAATGATAGATGAAGCTATTATTGGTAAAGAAGAATATTTAAATTCAGAAAAGTTTCAAATTTGTAATTACGATTGGTTTAAACAAAATAAACTAACGTCAATAATTTCAAAGGTTAATAAAATTCGTAAGAATAACACAGCATTACAACAAACTAATAATATAAAGTTTTGTACAATAAATAACGATAATTTAATTGCATTTTATAAATGGGATGACGCTAAAGAAAATGAATTATTTATTATTATAAGTTTAGATGAATACAATACCCAACAGGGTATGATGCGAGTACCATTGCATGAACTTGGAATTGGACCTGGACATCATTTAAGAGTTACTGATTTAATTACAGAAATAACATACGATTGGTATGATGAGTGGAATTTTATAAAATTGCAAACACCAATACCATTTCATATATTTAAAATAACAAAATAA